The following are from one region of the Mesorhizobium sp. B2-8-5 genome:
- a CDS encoding Ku protein produces MAPRPAWKGYLKLSLVTCAIELTNVVTHAEKVSFRILNRKTGNTVKRIYVDAGTGKPLEEGDEIKGYEVSDGDFVHIEEDEIEAVQIESSHTMSLDGFVEKSSIEQIYLDTPYYVSPADKVSEEAFAVIRDAMAARKMAGLARIVLYQRERPVVIEPLGKGMVLTTLRYDDTVRRPATVFEDIAAAKTDKEMIDLAQHIIDGKKTKFDPSKFDDRYEDALLELIRAKKAGKKAPKAKAPPKPSNVVNLFDALKKSLNTEGGGKAGKSSKTSARRPKAKASAPKRKSA; encoded by the coding sequence ATGGCGCCACGCCCGGCCTGGAAGGGCTATCTCAAACTGTCGCTGGTCACCTGCGCCATCGAGCTGACCAACGTCGTGACCCATGCCGAGAAAGTCTCTTTCCGCATCCTCAACCGCAAGACCGGCAACACCGTCAAACGCATCTATGTCGATGCCGGGACCGGCAAGCCGCTTGAAGAGGGCGACGAGATCAAGGGCTATGAGGTGAGCGACGGCGATTTCGTCCATATCGAGGAGGACGAGATCGAGGCGGTGCAGATCGAATCCTCGCACACGATGAGCCTCGACGGCTTCGTCGAGAAATCCTCGATCGAGCAGATCTACCTCGACACGCCCTATTATGTCTCACCGGCCGACAAGGTCTCGGAAGAAGCCTTTGCCGTCATCCGGGACGCCATGGCGGCCCGGAAGATGGCTGGCCTGGCGCGCATCGTGCTTTATCAGCGAGAGCGCCCGGTGGTAATCGAGCCGCTCGGCAAGGGCATGGTGCTGACCACCTTGCGCTATGACGACACGGTGCGCCGACCGGCGACGGTGTTCGAGGACATCGCGGCGGCGAAGACCGACAAGGAAATGATCGACCTCGCCCAGCACATCATCGACGGCAAGAAGACGAAGTTCGATCCGTCGAAATTCGACGACCGCTACGAGGATGCGCTGCTCGAGCTGATCCGCGCCAAGAAGGCGGGCAAGAAGGCCCCCAAGGCCAAGGCGCCGCCGAAGCCGTCCAATGTGGTCAACCTGTTCGATGCGTTGAAGAAGAGCCTCAACACGGAAGGCGGCGGCAAAGCGGGCAAGTCTTCAAAGACTTCGGCGCGGCGGCCGAAAGCCAAAGCGTCCGCGCCAAAACGCAAATCCGCATAG
- a CDS encoding thiol-disulfide oxidoreductase DCC family protein: protein MTDLPERPTFPRQAYDASQPLIVFDGVCVFCSGFAQLILKLDRKKRFRFATAQSPLGEALFRQHGLPTDDYDSNLAIIDGAAFTKLDSFVAVMAALGWPWRIAKTLLILPRPLRDWLYDRVAKNRYALFGRKDSCDIPSAELRERLIG from the coding sequence ATGACCGACCTGCCCGAACGTCCCACCTTCCCGCGCCAGGCCTATGACGCCAGCCAGCCGCTGATCGTCTTCGACGGCGTCTGCGTGTTCTGCTCGGGCTTCGCCCAGCTCATCCTCAAGCTCGACCGGAAAAAACGCTTCCGCTTTGCCACGGCGCAATCGCCGCTCGGCGAGGCGCTGTTTCGCCAGCACGGCCTGCCGACCGACGACTATGACAGCAACCTCGCCATCATCGACGGCGCGGCCTTTACGAAGCTCGACAGTTTCGTCGCGGTCATGGCCGCGCTTGGCTGGCCATGGCGCATTGCGAAGACGCTGCTCATCCTGCCGCGGCCGCTGCGCGACTGGCTCTACGACCGCGTCGCCAAGAACCGCTACGCGCTGTTCGGCCGCAAGGACAGTTGCGACATTCCTTCGGCCGAGTTGCGGGAGCGGTTGATCGGCTGA
- a CDS encoding DUF1850 domain-containing protein gives MSLCVLAAGKTVALAVAAFTLSWTHSVERTRWQEDWTVTSAGLRVVEARVKGSGAGMEPPEDSALRSGWWVYAPRIGPQPRLVLAASGATGEGWTLCTAAGCRELGEIAGEPTVLEPCAGSSQPR, from the coding sequence ATGAGCCTGTGTGTCCTCGCCGCCGGCAAGACGGTGGCGCTCGCCGTCGCCGCCTTCACGCTGTCCTGGACGCATTCGGTGGAGCGGACGCGCTGGCAGGAGGACTGGACGGTGACGTCGGCCGGGCTGCGGGTCGTTGAGGCGCGGGTCAAGGGCTCCGGCGCCGGCATGGAGCCGCCGGAGGACTCGGCATTGCGGAGCGGCTGGTGGGTCTATGCGCCACGGATCGGACCCCAGCCGCGCCTGGTGCTCGCGGCATCCGGCGCCACCGGGGAAGGCTGGACGCTGTGCACGGCCGCCGGCTGCCGGGAACTGGGCGAGATAGCCGGCGAACCCACCGTGCTCGAACCGTGCGCCGGCTCGAGCCAGCCACGGTAG
- a CDS encoding TRAP transporter permease, whose product MSDPASGTAADGSPPTFHLPVAEEQVEGLPPGFGEGLAGKAAFLIAVAFSVFQIYIAAYGSLPSQVVRAMHVGFLLLLGFGLIANLRARSTAAKAGFWVLGLLGFGTGLYNWVFYADLIRRSGFLTTPDLIVGTLLVVLVFEAARRLMGLPLAVIAFIFLAYCFVGNHLPPPFIHRGYDFAQLVDTFAYGTEGIYGTPVYVSAAYIFIFVVFAAFLERAGMIALFNDFALGLVGSWRGGPAQVCVLSSALMGTISGSGVANVVASGQFTIPLMKRFGFRSAFAGAVEATSSMGGQIMPPVMGAVAFIMAETLNIPYAEVVKAAVIPALLYFGACFWQVHLEAGKAGLHGMAKAELPNPWEAVRKHWPLVLPLAVLVYLLFAGYTPIFAGTMGLALTIVLILGTPLAALIGPLAFRFVFWLALGLAAASFMRFGVNVLSLVIAALVIACFAFRGGRETLCICVDSLAEGAKNALPVGIACAIVGIVIGTLTLTGIASTFIGWIISIGENNLFLSLVLTMLTCLVLGMGIPTIPNYIITSSLAGPALLSLGVPLVVSHMFVFYFGIMADLTPPVALAAFAAAPMAKESGLKIGIQATKLAIAGFVVPFMAVYTPALMLQDAGPIAASFGYPVEVAYIVVKACMGIVLWGAAAVGFLARRIAWWERLVAFCAGLLLMAALPLTDETGWVLALAWIGWHCWRARRLSTAGTA is encoded by the coding sequence ATGAGCGATCCAGCGTCTGGAACGGCAGCCGACGGCAGCCCGCCCACTTTCCATCTCCCGGTCGCCGAAGAACAGGTCGAAGGCCTGCCGCCCGGTTTTGGCGAAGGCCTCGCCGGCAAGGCGGCCTTCCTGATTGCGGTCGCTTTTTCCGTCTTCCAGATCTACATCGCCGCCTATGGCAGCTTGCCCAGCCAGGTGGTGCGGGCCATGCATGTCGGCTTCCTGCTGCTGCTCGGTTTCGGCCTGATCGCCAACCTGCGCGCCAGGAGCACCGCGGCGAAGGCGGGCTTCTGGGTTCTCGGCCTGCTCGGCTTCGGCACCGGCCTCTACAACTGGGTCTTCTACGCCGACCTCATCCGCCGCTCCGGCTTCCTCACCACGCCGGACCTGATCGTCGGCACGTTGCTTGTGGTGCTCGTCTTCGAAGCCGCCAGGAGGCTGATGGGCCTGCCGCTGGCCGTCATCGCCTTCATCTTCCTCGCCTATTGCTTCGTCGGCAACCACCTGCCGCCGCCCTTCATCCATCGCGGCTATGATTTCGCGCAGCTGGTCGACACCTTCGCCTATGGCACCGAAGGCATATACGGAACGCCGGTCTATGTCTCGGCCGCCTACATTTTCATCTTCGTCGTCTTTGCCGCCTTCCTCGAACGGGCCGGCATGATCGCGCTGTTCAACGACTTCGCGCTCGGCCTCGTCGGCTCGTGGCGCGGCGGCCCGGCCCAGGTCTGCGTGCTGTCCTCCGCGCTGATGGGCACCATCTCCGGTTCGGGCGTCGCCAATGTCGTCGCCAGCGGCCAGTTCACCATCCCGCTGATGAAGCGCTTCGGCTTCCGCTCCGCCTTTGCCGGCGCGGTCGAGGCGACCTCCTCGATGGGCGGCCAGATCATGCCGCCGGTGATGGGAGCCGTCGCCTTCATCATGGCCGAGACGCTGAACATCCCTTACGCCGAGGTGGTCAAGGCGGCGGTCATCCCGGCGCTGCTCTATTTCGGCGCCTGCTTCTGGCAGGTGCATCTGGAGGCCGGCAAGGCCGGCCTGCACGGCATGGCCAAGGCGGAATTGCCCAATCCGTGGGAAGCGGTCAGGAAGCACTGGCCGCTGGTGCTGCCGCTCGCCGTGCTGGTCTATCTGCTGTTTGCCGGCTACACGCCGATCTTCGCCGGCACGATGGGGCTCGCGCTGACCATCGTGCTCATCCTCGGCACGCCGCTGGCAGCCTTGATCGGGCCGCTCGCCTTCCGCTTCGTCTTCTGGCTGGCGCTCGGGCTCGCCGCGGCGTCTTTCATGCGCTTCGGCGTCAATGTGCTCAGCCTCGTCATCGCGGCGCTCGTCATCGCCTGCTTCGCCTTCAGAGGCGGGCGCGAGACGCTGTGCATTTGCGTCGACTCGCTTGCCGAAGGAGCGAAGAACGCCCTGCCCGTCGGCATCGCCTGCGCCATCGTCGGCATCGTCATCGGCACGCTGACGCTCACTGGCATCGCTTCCACCTTCATCGGCTGGATCATCTCCATCGGCGAGAACAATCTGTTCCTGTCGCTGGTGTTGACCATGCTCACCTGCCTGGTTCTCGGCATGGGCATTCCGACCATCCCCAATTACATCATCACCTCCTCGCTCGCCGGCCCGGCGCTGCTGTCGCTCGGCGTGCCGCTGGTGGTCAGCCACATGTTCGTCTTCTATTTCGGCATCATGGCGGATCTCACCCCGCCGGTGGCGCTGGCCGCCTTTGCCGCAGCACCCATGGCCAAGGAAAGCGGCCTCAAGATCGGCATCCAGGCGACCAAGCTCGCCATCGCCGGCTTCGTCGTGCCGTTCATGGCTGTCTACACGCCGGCGCTGATGCTGCAGGACGCGGGCCCGATCGCGGCTTCGTTCGGCTATCCCGTCGAGGTCGCCTACATCGTCGTCAAGGCCTGCATGGGCATCGTGCTCTGGGGCGCCGCCGCCGTCGGCTTCCTCGCCCGCCGCATAGCTTGGTGGGAGCGTCTCGTCGCGTTCTGCGCCGGCCTGCTCCTGATGGCCGCATTGCCGCTCACCGACGAGACCGGCTGGGTGCTGGCGCTGGCGTGGATCGGCTGGCACTGCTGGCGCGCCCGCCGGCTGTCCACGGCCGGCACCGCATGA
- a CDS encoding TAXI family TRAP transporter solute-binding subunit, protein MLDFRTKFVAAGALALSLGLGVATAGAQEFINVLTGGTSGVYYPLGVALSEIYGKGIEGARTQVQATKASVENLNLLQQGKGEIAFALGDSVKMAAEGNTEAGFPGKLDKLRGIAAIYPNYIQIVASQESGIKTLADLKGKSLSVGAPASGTELNARAIFAAAGLKYEDLGRVEYLPFAESVELIKNRQLDATLQSAGLGVASIRDLATSLPINVVAVPAEDVAKIGAPYLSVVIPKGTYEGQTEDVATAAVGNFLITRADVSDETAYQMTKLLFEHLDQLAAAHAAAKAIDPAKALDGMPVALHPGAEKYYREKGLLK, encoded by the coding sequence ATGCTCGATTTCAGGACGAAATTTGTTGCCGCCGGCGCGCTGGCGCTGTCGCTTGGTCTCGGTGTCGCGACGGCCGGGGCGCAGGAATTCATCAATGTGCTCACCGGCGGAACGTCGGGCGTCTACTATCCGCTCGGGGTTGCCCTGTCGGAGATTTACGGCAAGGGCATCGAGGGCGCGCGCACCCAGGTTCAGGCGACCAAGGCATCGGTCGAGAATCTCAACCTGCTGCAGCAGGGCAAGGGCGAGATCGCCTTTGCGCTCGGCGATTCCGTCAAGATGGCCGCCGAAGGCAACACCGAGGCCGGCTTCCCGGGCAAGCTCGACAAGCTGCGCGGCATTGCCGCGATCTATCCCAATTACATCCAGATCGTCGCCAGCCAGGAATCCGGCATCAAGACGCTCGCCGACCTCAAGGGCAAGAGCCTGTCGGTCGGCGCGCCTGCCTCCGGCACCGAGCTCAACGCGCGCGCCATCTTCGCCGCCGCCGGTCTCAAATACGAGGATCTCGGGCGGGTCGAATATCTGCCCTTCGCCGAGTCGGTCGAGCTGATCAAGAACCGCCAGCTCGACGCCACCTTGCAGTCGGCCGGCCTCGGCGTCGCCTCCATCCGCGATCTCGCGACCTCGCTTCCCATCAACGTCGTCGCCGTGCCGGCCGAGGACGTCGCCAAGATCGGGGCGCCCTATCTTTCCGTGGTTATCCCGAAAGGCACCTATGAGGGCCAGACGGAAGATGTCGCGACCGCCGCGGTCGGCAATTTCCTCATTACCCGCGCCGACGTCTCCGACGAGACCGCCTACCAGATGACCAAGCTGCTGTTCGAACATCTCGACCAGCTGGCTGCCGCGCATGCCGCCGCCAAGGCGATCGATCCGGCCAAGGCGCTGGACGGTATGCCTGTGGCGCTGCATCCCGGCGCGGAGAAATATTACAGGGAAAAAGGATTGCTGAAGTAG
- a CDS encoding YciI family protein, with product MRYMLLIYNDETAMANAPKEQTQQTLAAYGAYTEALKKSGAYIAGERLRPTQAATAVRLAGGKTNVLDGPYADTKEQLAGFYMIEAADIDTAIEWGARCPASSSGTVEVRPIWEMAEYIAAA from the coding sequence ATGCGATACATGCTTTTGATCTACAATGACGAAACCGCGATGGCGAATGCGCCAAAAGAGCAGACCCAGCAGACCCTCGCCGCCTACGGCGCCTATACCGAGGCGCTGAAGAAATCCGGCGCTTATATCGCCGGCGAGCGGCTGCGCCCGACCCAGGCGGCCACTGCGGTGCGGCTGGCCGGCGGCAAGACCAACGTGCTCGACGGCCCCTATGCCGACACCAAGGAGCAGTTGGCGGGTTTCTACATGATCGAGGCGGCCGACATCGACACGGCCATCGAGTGGGGCGCGCGTTGTCCCGCGTCCAGCAGCGGCACGGTCGAGGTGCGGCCGATCTGGGAAATGGCCGAGTACATAGCCGCCGCATAG
- a CDS encoding RNA polymerase sigma factor: MDDRSEIARAAAEAAARRSYGKLVAWLAARTRDVAGAEDALADAFAAALERWPRTGVPAEPEAWLLAVARRRDVDAVRRRLTGEAARDHLQLMAEEMEARMRGEELPDDRLRLMFACAHPAIESSVRAPLILQAILGFDAATIASAFLVSPATMGQRLVRAKARIRETGIPFRVPEQAELGERLGAVLEAIYATFAEGWSDPTGTDSRRRNLATEGIWLGRLVASLMPDEPEALGLLALMLFAEARRSARRGPEGDFVPLAEQDIALWDDGLIDEAEALLVRAAQRSIIGRYQLEAAVQSAHTARRRGGGTDWTAIRQLYEALQAVAGSPVVAINRAVAIAETEGATAGLAALYVLGEDKRLQDYQPYWAARAGLLARLGNIKQAAQSYDRAIGLERDPALRRFLQGEKAKLVGG, encoded by the coding sequence ATGGATGATCGCTCCGAGATCGCGCGGGCGGCGGCCGAGGCGGCCGCCCGGCGCAGCTACGGCAAGCTGGTCGCCTGGCTCGCGGCCCGCACGCGCGACGTCGCCGGCGCCGAGGACGCGCTGGCCGACGCCTTCGCGGCCGCGCTCGAACGCTGGCCGCGAACCGGCGTCCCGGCGGAGCCGGAAGCCTGGCTGCTCGCGGTGGCACGCCGGCGCGACGTAGACGCGGTGCGGCGGCGGCTGACCGGCGAGGCGGCCCGCGATCATCTGCAGCTGATGGCCGAGGAAATGGAGGCGCGCATGCGCGGCGAGGAGCTGCCCGACGACCGGCTGCGGCTGATGTTTGCCTGCGCCCATCCGGCGATCGAATCGAGCGTGCGCGCGCCGCTGATCCTGCAGGCGATCCTCGGTTTCGACGCCGCGACGATCGCCTCGGCCTTCCTGGTTTCGCCGGCGACGATGGGACAGCGGCTGGTGCGGGCCAAGGCGCGCATCCGCGAAACCGGGATTCCGTTCCGCGTGCCGGAGCAGGCGGAGCTGGGCGAGCGGCTGGGCGCCGTGCTGGAAGCGATCTACGCCACTTTCGCCGAAGGCTGGTCGGACCCGACCGGCACCGACAGCCGGCGGCGCAACCTCGCCACCGAAGGCATCTGGCTCGGGCGGCTGGTTGCCTCGCTGATGCCGGACGAGCCGGAAGCGCTCGGGCTGCTGGCGCTGATGCTGTTCGCCGAGGCGCGCCGCTCGGCGAGGCGCGGCCCGGAAGGCGATTTCGTGCCTTTGGCCGAGCAGGATATCGCGCTCTGGGACGACGGCCTGATCGACGAGGCGGAAGCCTTGCTGGTGCGCGCCGCGCAAAGGAGCATCATCGGCCGCTACCAGCTCGAGGCCGCCGTGCAGTCCGCCCATACGGCGCGGCGGCGCGGCGGCGGCACGGACTGGACGGCGATCCGCCAACTTTACGAAGCGCTGCAGGCCGTGGCCGGCTCGCCGGTGGTGGCGATCAACCGCGCGGTGGCGATCGCCGAAACCGAGGGCGCGACGGCTGGATTGGCGGCGCTTTACGTGCTTGGCGAGGACAAGCGGCTGCAGGACTACCAGCCCTATTGGGCCGCCCGCGCCGGGCTGTTGGCCAGGCTCGGCAACATCAAGCAGGCGGCCCAGTCCTACGACCGGGCGATCGGCCTCGAGCGCGACCCGGCGCTGCGGCGTTTCCTGCAGGGCGAGAAGGCGAAGCTTGTTGGGGGTTAG
- the cysK gene encoding cysteine synthase A has protein sequence MNKPVTSARVPGRGRVFNSITETIGDTPLVRLDKFARERGIVANLMAKLEFFNPIASVKDRIGVAMIEALEEAGKIAPGKTTLIEPTSGNTGIALAFAAAAKGYKLILTMPETMSVERRKMLALLGAELVLTEGPKGMKGAIAKADELAATLPNAIIPQQFENPANPEIHRRTTAEEIWNDTNGEVDIFVSAIGTGGTITGVGQVLKKRKPSLQVVAVEPEASPVLSGGQPGPHKIQGIGAGFAPKILDTSIYDEVVRVSNEDSVANARLVARLEGVPVGISSGAALQAAIVVGSRPENKGKNLVVVIPSFAERYLSTILFDGLGA, from the coding sequence ATGAACAAGCCCGTCACCTCCGCGCGCGTGCCCGGCCGCGGCCGCGTCTTCAATTCGATCACGGAGACGATTGGCGACACGCCGCTGGTCAGGCTGGACAAGTTCGCCAGGGAGAGGGGCATCGTCGCCAATCTCATGGCCAAGCTCGAATTCTTCAACCCGATCGCTTCGGTCAAGGACCGCATCGGCGTCGCCATGATCGAGGCGCTGGAGGAGGCCGGCAAGATCGCGCCAGGCAAGACCACGCTGATCGAGCCGACCTCCGGCAACACCGGCATCGCGCTCGCCTTCGCCGCCGCCGCCAAGGGCTACAAGCTGATCCTCACCATGCCGGAGACCATGTCGGTCGAGCGCCGCAAGATGCTGGCGCTGCTCGGCGCGGAGCTGGTGCTGACCGAAGGCCCGAAAGGCATGAAGGGCGCCATCGCCAAGGCCGACGAGCTCGCCGCCACCCTGCCCAACGCCATCATCCCGCAGCAATTCGAGAATCCGGCCAATCCCGAAATCCACCGCCGCACCACGGCCGAGGAAATCTGGAACGACACCAATGGCGAAGTCGACATTTTCGTTTCCGCCATCGGCACCGGCGGCACCATCACCGGCGTCGGCCAGGTGCTGAAGAAGCGCAAGCCTTCGCTGCAGGTCGTGGCTGTCGAGCCGGAAGCCTCGCCGGTGCTGTCGGGCGGCCAGCCCGGTCCGCACAAGATCCAGGGCATCGGCGCCGGCTTCGCCCCGAAAATCCTTGACACGTCGATCTATGACGAGGTCGTCAGGGTTTCGAACGAGGATTCGGTCGCCAATGCGCGTCTCGTCGCCCGCCTCGAGGGCGTGCCGGTCGGCATCTCGTCGGGCGCAGCGCTCCAGGCGGCCATCGTCGTCGGCTCGCGGCCGGAGAACAAGGGCAAGAACCTCGTCGTCGTCATTCCCTCTTTCGCCGAGCGCTATCTCTCGACCATCCTGTTCGACGGGCTGGGGGCTTAG
- a CDS encoding LysE family translocator, with amino-acid sequence MTLTGFLAYSAALGVAAAIPGPGVTALVARALGSGFRSSLAMSFGLMLGDLTYLTAVVLGLAFVAQTFGMVFLAIKWAGVAYLAFLAWRFWTSGITPETVEARKAKGGLVSSFIAGLTVTLGNPKTMIFYLAITPTIVDLKTITLADYAILAMLTVAVLFVVLVPYLALAAKARWFLKSPRALKVLNRTAAGFMMGAAAAIAARQ; translated from the coding sequence ATGACACTCACCGGATTCCTCGCTTACAGCGCCGCCCTCGGCGTCGCCGCCGCCATTCCCGGCCCGGGCGTCACGGCGCTTGTCGCCCGCGCGCTCGGCTCCGGCTTCCGTTCGTCGCTCGCCATGTCGTTCGGCCTGATGCTCGGCGACCTCACCTATCTCACCGCCGTGGTGCTCGGGCTTGCTTTCGTCGCCCAGACCTTCGGCATGGTTTTCCTCGCCATCAAATGGGCCGGCGTCGCCTATCTCGCCTTCCTCGCCTGGCGCTTCTGGACCAGCGGCATCACGCCCGAGACCGTCGAGGCGCGGAAGGCCAAGGGCGGTCTCGTGTCGAGCTTCATCGCCGGGCTGACGGTGACGCTCGGCAATCCCAAGACGATGATCTTCTATCTCGCCATCACGCCGACCATCGTCGACCTGAAGACGATCACGCTCGCCGACTACGCCATCCTTGCGATGCTCACCGTGGCGGTGCTGTTTGTGGTGCTGGTGCCTTACCTGGCGTTGGCCGCCAAGGCGCGCTGGTTCCTGAAATCGCCGCGCGCGCTGAAGGTTCTGAACCGCACCGCCGCCGGTTTCATGATGGGCGCGGCCGCGGCTATCGCGGCGAGGCAGTAG
- a CDS encoding PQQ-dependent sugar dehydrogenase, whose translation MMRIAGLAGLALVFATGAFAQQADQPLLSGEKAFGDWKADRPGVRRLLKPEDLPKPDVTESASNGGGVTDRPEGAKPKLPPGFSAELVASGIDSPRVVRVAPNGDLFVADSRANQVRVYRLAEGGAKPAQKSVFAKGLARPYGIAFYPPGDKPQWVYVANSNSVVRFAYRDGDLEASGKPETIVAKIPASHHWTRDIAFSPDGKTLYLSIGSGSNIAEDMGAKPKGGVEAWAKSQPLGEAWGPEQGRADVLAFDPDGNNRRTVATGLRNCSGMTVQPATGALWCVVNESDELGDNIPFEYATAVKEGAFYGWPWYYIGDNEDPRHKGARPDLAGKVTVPDVLMQAHSAPLNIAFYDGGNFPADYKGDAFVALHGSWNRNVRTGYKVVRLRFKDGKPTGEYEDFATGFVISDDAVWGRPVGVAVARDGALILTEDGNGTIWRITHGG comes from the coding sequence ATGATGCGGATCGCCGGCCTTGCGGGCCTTGCGCTGGTCTTTGCCACCGGCGCCTTTGCGCAGCAGGCCGATCAACCCCTGCTCAGCGGTGAAAAGGCCTTCGGCGATTGGAAGGCCGACCGCCCGGGCGTGCGCCGGCTGCTGAAACCTGAGGATTTGCCGAAACCCGATGTGACGGAGTCCGCCTCGAACGGCGGCGGCGTCACCGATCGCCCCGAAGGTGCCAAGCCGAAACTTCCGCCCGGCTTCTCCGCCGAGCTGGTCGCTTCCGGTATCGACAGTCCGCGCGTCGTGCGCGTGGCGCCGAACGGCGACCTCTTCGTCGCCGACAGCCGGGCGAACCAGGTCCGCGTCTATCGCCTTGCGGAAGGCGGCGCGAAGCCCGCGCAAAAATCGGTCTTCGCCAAGGGCCTGGCCCGGCCTTACGGCATCGCCTTCTATCCGCCGGGCGACAAGCCGCAATGGGTCTATGTCGCCAACAGCAACAGCGTCGTCCGCTTTGCCTATCGCGACGGCGACCTCGAGGCGTCCGGCAAGCCGGAGACCATCGTCGCAAAGATCCCCGCCAGTCATCACTGGACGCGCGACATCGCCTTCTCGCCCGACGGCAAGACGCTCTATCTGTCGATTGGTTCGGGCTCCAACATCGCCGAGGACATGGGCGCAAAGCCGAAGGGCGGTGTCGAGGCGTGGGCGAAATCGCAGCCGCTGGGCGAGGCCTGGGGTCCTGAACAGGGCCGCGCCGACGTGCTGGCCTTCGATCCCGACGGCAACAACCGCAGGACCGTCGCCACCGGCCTGCGCAACTGCTCCGGCATGACTGTGCAGCCGGCGACGGGCGCGCTCTGGTGCGTCGTCAACGAGAGCGACGAGCTTGGCGACAACATCCCCTTCGAATACGCGACCGCCGTGAAGGAGGGGGCCTTCTATGGCTGGCCCTGGTATTACATCGGTGACAACGAGGACCCGCGCCACAAGGGCGCGCGCCCCGACCTCGCCGGCAAGGTCACGGTTCCGGATGTGCTGATGCAGGCGCATTCGGCGCCGCTCAACATCGCCTTCTACGACGGCGGCAATTTCCCGGCTGACTACAAGGGCGATGCCTTCGTCGCGCTGCACGGCTCGTGGAACCGCAACGTCCGCACCGGCTACAAGGTGGTGCGGCTGAGATTCAAGGACGGCAAGCCGACCGGCGAATACGAGGACTTCGCCACCGGCTTCGTCATTTCCGACGACGCGGTCTGGGGGCGGCCGGTCGGTGTCGCCGTAGCCAGGGACGGCGCGCTGATCCTCACCGAGGATGGCAACGGCACGATCTGGCGCATTACGCATGGCGGGTAG
- the hrcA gene encoding heat-inducible transcriptional repressor HrcA has product MNKPVDPTSQSPVLQSLDMRSRDIFRRIVDSYLRDGEPVGSRSLSRILPSSLSPATIRNVMSDLEHLGLIYAPHISAGRLPTQTGLRFFVDAFMELGDLSDDERRVIEAQVRASGSGATLEHMLTEASQMLSGMSRGAGLVLASKNEVALKHIEFIQLEPTKALAVLVSQNGDVENRVVDLPAGITVSQLHEASNFLNAHIRGRTLAEARIEIARIKDETRTALDTLSQDLVEKGLAVWAGAESGLPARLIVRGRANLLENVTAQADLELLRHLFEDLETQDGLLQLLDLAEEGPGVRIFIGSENKLFSLSGSSLVVAPYRDKDARVIGALGVIGPTRLNYARIVPMVDYTAQLISRMLR; this is encoded by the coding sequence ATGAACAAACCAGTCGATCCGACGTCGCAGTCGCCGGTACTTCAATCACTCGACATGCGCTCGCGCGATATCTTCCGGCGGATTGTCGATTCCTATCTGCGCGACGGCGAGCCGGTCGGCTCGCGCAGCCTGTCGCGCATCCTGCCCTCCTCGCTGTCGCCCGCCACCATCCGCAACGTGATGAGCGATCTCGAGCATCTGGGGCTGATCTACGCGCCGCATATTTCCGCCGGGCGGCTGCCGACCCAGACCGGCCTGCGCTTTTTCGTCGACGCCTTCATGGAGCTCGGCGACCTTTCCGACGACGAGCGCCGCGTCATCGAGGCGCAGGTGCGCGCCTCCGGCTCTGGCGCGACGCTGGAGCATATGCTGACCGAGGCCAGCCAGATGCTGTCCGGCATGTCGCGGGGCGCCGGCCTCGTGCTCGCCTCCAAGAACGAAGTGGCGCTGAAGCACATCGAATTCATCCAGCTCGAGCCAACCAAGGCGCTTGCCGTGCTGGTGTCGCAGAACGGCGATGTCGAGAACCGCGTCGTCGACCTGCCGGCCGGCATCACCGTCTCGCAGCTGCACGAGGCCTCGAACTTCCTCAACGCCCATATCAGGGGCCGCACGCTTGCCGAGGCGCGCATCGAGATCGCCCGTATCAAGGACGAGACCAGAACGGCGCTCGACACGCTGTCGCAGGATCTGGTCGAGAAGGGGCTGGCGGTCTGGGCCGGCGCCGAGAGCGGCCTGCCGGCGCGCCTCATCGTGCGCGGCCGCGCCAACCTCCTGGAAAACGTCACCGCCCAGGCCGATCTCGAGCTCCTGCGTCATCTGTTCGAGGATCTGGAGACACAGGACGGGCTGCTGCAGCTGCTCGACCTCGCCGAGGAAGGACCTGGCGTGCGCATCTTCATCGGCTCGGAGAACAAGCTGTTTTCGCTGTCCGGCTCGTCGCTGGTCGTTGCGCCCTATCGCGACAAGGACGCCCGCGTTATCGGCGCGCTTGGCGTCATCGGCCCGACCCGCCTGAACTACGCCCGCATCGTGCCGATGGTCGATTACACCGCGCAGCTGATTTCACGAATGCTGCGCTAG